From the genome of uncultured Fibrobacter sp., one region includes:
- a CDS encoding exodeoxyribonuclease III, with the protein MNIYSWNVNGIRSAVKKGFEDWFAATRPDILCLQETRADVDQVPESLQKPEGYYSYWNPCRRKKGYSGVAVFSQIEPDAVNYGFDIEEFDEEGRVVQLVFPDWVLNSIYFPNGGQGDDRLDYKLRFYDAFLDNSRHWLENGKHVVTVGDYNTCHKEIDIARPKENENVSGFLPIERAWMDKYVENGFVDSFRLLHPDTRDAYSWWSNRFGARSRNVGWRLDYAFVDAGLVPNIVNSEIHPSVMGSDHCPISIELEPPFPPQPISPTNSID; encoded by the coding sequence ATGAATATCTACAGCTGGAATGTCAACGGAATCCGCTCGGCGGTGAAGAAAGGTTTCGAGGACTGGTTCGCGGCGACTCGCCCGGACATACTGTGCCTCCAGGAGACCCGTGCCGACGTGGACCAGGTTCCTGAGTCCCTGCAGAAGCCGGAAGGCTATTATTCCTACTGGAATCCGTGCCGCCGCAAGAAAGGCTATAGCGGTGTCGCCGTCTTTTCTCAGATAGAACCGGATGCCGTGAACTACGGTTTCGACATCGAGGAGTTCGACGAGGAAGGCCGTGTCGTCCAGCTTGTTTTCCCGGACTGGGTCCTCAATTCCATCTATTTCCCGAACGGTGGACAGGGCGATGATCGCCTGGACTACAAGTTGCGTTTCTATGATGCGTTCCTCGACAACAGCCGTCATTGGCTCGAGAATGGTAAACATGTGGTGACGGTCGGCGACTACAATACCTGCCACAAAGAGATTGATATCGCGCGTCCTAAGGAAAACGAGAACGTGAGCGGGTTCTTGCCCATCGAGAGGGCTTGGATGGACAAGTATGTCGAGAACGGCTTTGTCGATTCCTTCCGCCTGCTCCATCCAGATACACGGGATGCTTATTCCTGGTGGTCCAATCGCTTCGGTGCCCGCAGCAGGAACGTGGGTTGGCGTTTGGATTATGCCTTTGTCGATGCGGGGCTTGTTCCCAATATCGTGAACTCGGAAATTCATCCGTCGGTCATGGGTTCGGACCACTGCCCAATAAGCATCGAGCTGGAGCCTCCGTTCCCGCCCCAGCCCATAAGCCCGACGAATAGTATCGACTAA
- a CDS encoding spermidine/putrescine ABC transporter substrate-binding protein, with amino-acid sequence MKHFLLALFIITAAALIACKEQKQEQALKPVSVMIYSEYIDPAMLDDFERKTGYKIHLELYEAQEEMIGKLLSMGPSQYDVIIASDVVIQQMLRLGLITAIDAEKVPNRKNIAVQFFNRPYDPTNTYTIPYLWGTTGILYRDKSIDPDSVSYSMLFNSSKTKGNFSFLNESRSMLALALLAIGFDANSTSQTEINKAVEHILQAKKDPHFIGFDGSVGGKEKVLSGMNWAAIVFNGDAQAAIYEDSTLQFAIPKEGSFLWVDAMTLSSNAPNPDGAYAFMNYILDVKNGAQLAQYINYATPNKASLEILDSTYKKNRIINPPHETFARMEYLKDLGEAAMMYDEAWTTVKTR; translated from the coding sequence ATGAAGCATTTCCTCCTCGCCTTATTCATCATCACCGCCGCGGCCCTCATCGCCTGCAAAGAACAAAAGCAGGAACAGGCGCTCAAACCGGTTTCTGTGATGATATACAGCGAATATATCGATCCGGCCATGCTTGACGACTTCGAAAGAAAAACAGGGTACAAAATACATTTGGAACTCTACGAAGCCCAGGAGGAGATGATTGGTAAACTTCTGTCCATGGGCCCAAGCCAGTACGACGTCATCATCGCCTCCGACGTGGTCATCCAGCAGATGCTTCGTCTAGGGTTGATTACGGCAATCGATGCAGAAAAAGTGCCCAACCGCAAAAACATCGCCGTGCAGTTTTTCAACCGTCCCTACGACCCGACAAACACCTACACCATCCCCTACCTCTGGGGAACCACAGGCATCCTTTACCGCGACAAGTCGATTGACCCGGACAGCGTAAGCTATTCCATGCTGTTCAACTCGAGCAAGACCAAGGGGAATTTCAGTTTCTTGAACGAGAGCCGTTCCATGCTCGCCCTCGCCCTCCTCGCCATCGGTTTCGACGCAAACAGCACCAGCCAAACCGAAATCAACAAGGCCGTGGAACACATCCTTCAGGCAAAAAAAGACCCGCATTTCATCGGCTTCGACGGATCCGTTGGCGGCAAAGAAAAGGTGCTGTCCGGCATGAACTGGGCGGCTATCGTATTCAACGGCGACGCACAGGCTGCAATCTATGAGGACTCGACACTCCAGTTCGCCATCCCGAAGGAGGGTTCGTTCTTGTGGGTCGATGCCATGACACTCAGTTCCAACGCCCCGAACCCCGACGGAGCATACGCATTCATGAACTACATCCTCGACGTGAAAAACGGCGCACAGCTTGCCCAGTACATCAACTACGCGACCCCAAACAAGGCAAGCCTTGAAATTCTTGACTCCACGTACAAGAAAAACCGGATTATCAACCCGCCACACGAAACATTCGCAAGGATGGAATACCTGAAAGATTTGGGCGAAGCCGCCATGATGTACGACGAGGCCTGGACCACCGTCAAGACACGTTAG
- the recN gene encoding DNA repair protein RecN, producing the protein MLKQLSIDSFTLISKAEVPFRNGFTAITGETGAGKSVLLKALRLVCGDKAQASLVRSGESKAVVEALFDISKEPQVKKILDELEIDSDDELIIRREILDNGKGRARVNGNVVSQSDLQRLGEELVQMHGQSEQILLRDTRTHAQMLDDYAGNGDLLKEYAVHWNEWNRIQAKIEETEKRAKDLAAQKDFLKFQFDELQKAALKDGEEEELEERVGAASKSEIERRYLNEIQAMLGNEKGILDQARVLQSKIRALASKLPQYDPQLQSFEDAFDPFECCCKELLRLSPSRTMSEADIDKANARIALIQKLKRKYRTDVPGLIALTAQRKEELECLENLDADLEELAKQATGAHAALECGAARLSESRAEAARRFDTAVEGFLRELGMPKASFKTSVTAQPLGATGADKIEFLLAPNPGEGEKSLQKAVSGGELSRVLLAIKSVMAELDRVPLLIFDEVDSGISGEVGNKIGEALSNLGRHHQVLTITHLHQVASRAQNQLAVSKKEEDGRTFTSVKELDYEGRVQELVRMLGGESETVWEHARQLLEANK; encoded by the coding sequence ATGCTAAAACAGCTTTCGATAGACTCTTTCACACTGATTTCCAAAGCGGAAGTCCCTTTCCGTAACGGCTTTACCGCCATCACTGGCGAAACCGGAGCCGGTAAGTCCGTATTGCTGAAGGCACTCCGCCTTGTCTGCGGAGACAAGGCACAAGCTTCGCTTGTCCGTAGCGGCGAATCCAAGGCCGTGGTCGAGGCCCTGTTCGACATTTCCAAAGAACCGCAAGTCAAAAAAATCCTGGACGAACTCGAAATCGACTCCGACGACGAACTTATCATCCGTCGCGAAATCCTTGATAACGGCAAGGGCCGCGCCCGCGTGAACGGCAACGTCGTGAGCCAGTCCGACCTGCAACGCCTCGGCGAAGAACTGGTGCAGATGCACGGCCAGAGCGAACAGATCCTGCTCCGCGATACCCGGACCCATGCGCAAATGCTCGACGACTACGCCGGCAACGGCGATTTGCTGAAGGAATACGCAGTCCACTGGAATGAATGGAACCGCATCCAGGCCAAAATAGAGGAAACGGAAAAACGCGCCAAGGACCTCGCCGCACAGAAGGATTTTCTCAAGTTCCAATTCGACGAGTTGCAGAAAGCCGCCCTCAAGGATGGTGAAGAAGAAGAACTCGAAGAAAGGGTGGGCGCAGCGAGCAAGAGCGAAATCGAACGCCGTTACTTGAACGAAATCCAGGCCATGCTCGGCAACGAAAAAGGCATCCTGGACCAGGCCCGCGTATTGCAGTCGAAGATACGCGCACTGGCATCGAAACTCCCGCAGTACGATCCCCAATTGCAATCGTTCGAAGACGCGTTCGATCCGTTCGAATGTTGCTGCAAGGAACTGCTCCGGTTGAGCCCGTCGAGGACCATGAGCGAAGCCGACATCGACAAGGCGAACGCACGCATCGCCCTCATACAGAAACTCAAACGGAAATACCGCACCGACGTTCCCGGTCTCATCGCGCTCACGGCACAGCGCAAAGAGGAACTCGAATGCCTCGAGAACCTGGACGCAGACCTTGAAGAACTCGCCAAGCAGGCGACTGGCGCCCATGCCGCACTGGAGTGCGGCGCGGCAAGGCTCTCGGAGAGCCGTGCCGAGGCGGCTCGGCGGTTCGACACCGCCGTCGAAGGGTTCCTCCGCGAACTCGGCATGCCCAAGGCTTCGTTCAAGACATCCGTCACCGCCCAGCCGCTGGGCGCCACCGGTGCCGACAAGATCGAATTCCTGCTCGCCCCGAACCCCGGCGAAGGCGAAAAGTCCTTGCAGAAGGCCGTCTCGGGCGGCGAACTCAGCCGCGTCCTGCTCGCCATCAAGAGCGTCATGGCCGAACTGGACCGCGTCCCTCTCCTGATTTTCGACGAAGTCGACTCCGGCATCAGCGGCGAAGTCGGCAACAAGATTGGCGAAGCTCTCAGCAATCTGGGCCGCCACCACCAAGTCTTGACCATCACTCACCTACACCAAGTAGCGAGCCGCGCACAAAATCAGCTTGCCGTGAGCAAAAAAGAAGAGGACGGTCGCACATTTACCTCCGTGAAAGAGCTAGATTATGAGGGACGTGTACAAGAATTGGTCCGAATGCTCGGTGGCGAATCGGAAACCGTCTGGGAACACGCAAGGCAACTTCTGGAGGCGAATAAGTGA
- a CDS encoding DUF4321 domain-containing protein, whose protein sequence is MTHKNSFARLVLFIVIGLLIGGILGECLGLLFGQLGQLMNAGGYDNIVRNFFVSSFDLNIGTGKGETPIMLDLYMVKLALGFGIKFNIVSIIGMIISIYIMKWSGDR, encoded by the coding sequence ATGACACATAAGAATAGTTTCGCACGTCTCGTGCTCTTTATTGTTATCGGCCTCCTCATTGGCGGAATTTTGGGAGAATGCTTAGGTCTTCTGTTCGGCCAGCTCGGCCAACTCATGAACGCCGGCGGTTACGACAATATCGTCCGTAACTTCTTTGTTTCGTCGTTCGACCTGAATATCGGGACGGGAAAGGGCGAAACCCCGATAATGCTCGACCTCTACATGGTCAAGCTCGCCCTCGGGTTCGGCATCAAGTTTAACATCGTCAGTATCATCGGTATGATCATCTCGATCTACATCATGAAATGGTCCGGAGATAGGTAA
- a CDS encoding DUF4230 domain-containing protein translates to MKLTIKLIFAFILVCATVVATVFVMKKIESSETTGPKITSEFIEHQISEISELATLHHHYRKNANYQDAKKLLDYMPNWRINQSIKEFMLIYQGDVKLGYDLKDIKIHVEPITKTILIYLPEPKILSHSINFESIQVFWEKKGWLNDIKFEDFKQFFIAEQKKYEEENITELKRRAREHAKKIIRLYLGSVVKLADPPENTQKSFIKKWLHPDDGYQIKVD, encoded by the coding sequence ATGAAATTGACGATCAAGCTAATCTTCGCATTCATCCTCGTATGCGCAACGGTCGTTGCGACCGTTTTCGTCATGAAAAAAATTGAAAGCAGCGAAACGACGGGCCCCAAAATTACCAGCGAATTTATCGAGCACCAAATCAGCGAAATCTCCGAACTGGCCACCCTGCACCACCACTACAGAAAAAACGCAAATTACCAGGACGCCAAGAAACTCCTGGACTACATGCCCAACTGGAGAATCAATCAATCCATAAAAGAATTCATGCTGATATACCAGGGCGACGTCAAGCTGGGCTACGACCTGAAAGACATCAAGATCCACGTCGAGCCCATCACGAAGACAATCCTCATCTACCTCCCCGAGCCCAAGATTCTGAGCCACAGCATCAACTTCGAGAGCATCCAGGTCTTTTGGGAAAAGAAAGGCTGGCTCAACGACATCAAGTTCGAGGACTTCAAACAGTTCTTTATCGCCGAGCAGAAAAAATACGAAGAGGAAAACATCACCGAACTCAAGCGCAGAGCACGGGAACACGCCAAAAAGATCATCCGTCTCTATCTCGGTTCGGTCGTCAAATTGGCCGATCCTCCCGAAAACACCCAAAAGTCGTTCATAAAAAAATGGCTTCACCCCGACGACGGTTACCAGATCAAAGTGGACTGA
- a CDS encoding MBL fold metallo-hydrolase — MTSENRHIHNALKQVKIDTPCSKLSGFSISGLATYLQMPELDFCIDMGECPLSATPINHVFLTHAHGDHARCLMRHHSLRKMMGVERDSVYYVPESIYEGAKAWIKAEAMFEGVSEAKFRYPQIVPVSAHKRFFLEYRKDLALETFEVKHSIPSMGGTLYFYKKKLKDEFFGKTPAELIELRKQNVEITREVYDPLVSFTGDCLGESLLDNRDVFKSKVLITECTFLDDGEEQMAHQKGHTHIADIVHALNELDSDVKCDMIILNHFSMKYAEKHIRERIAKEIPAQFSDKVVALI; from the coding sequence GTGACATCCGAAAACAGACACATCCATAACGCATTGAAGCAGGTCAAGATCGACACGCCGTGTTCGAAGTTGTCCGGTTTTTCCATATCCGGCTTGGCCACTTACCTGCAGATGCCGGAACTTGACTTTTGCATCGACATGGGCGAATGCCCGCTCAGCGCCACCCCGATAAACCATGTGTTCCTGACGCATGCCCATGGCGACCACGCCCGCTGCCTCATGCGTCACCACAGCCTGCGCAAGATGATGGGCGTCGAACGCGACAGCGTCTACTACGTTCCCGAAAGCATTTACGAAGGGGCCAAAGCCTGGATCAAGGCGGAAGCCATGTTCGAAGGCGTCAGCGAAGCAAAATTCCGCTATCCGCAAATTGTCCCCGTATCCGCCCACAAGCGGTTCTTTCTTGAATACCGCAAGGACTTAGCGCTAGAGACTTTCGAAGTAAAGCATTCTATCCCGTCGATGGGCGGCACACTCTATTTCTACAAGAAAAAACTCAAGGACGAATTCTTCGGGAAGACTCCGGCGGAGCTCATCGAACTGCGAAAACAGAACGTCGAGATTACACGCGAGGTGTACGACCCGCTCGTAAGCTTCACGGGAGACTGCCTCGGAGAATCCCTCCTCGACAACCGGGATGTTTTCAAGTCAAAAGTACTCATCACCGAATGCACATTCCTTGACGACGGCGAAGAGCAGATGGCACACCAGAAAGGTCACACCCATATTGCCGACATCGTCCACGCACTCAACGAACTGGACAGCGACGTAAAGTGCGACATGATTATCCTCAACCATTTTTCCATGAAGTACGCAGAAAAGCACATCCGCGAAAGAATCGCCAAAGAAATCCCGGCGCAATTTTCGGACAAGGTGGTTGCGCTCATCTAG
- a CDS encoding tRNA (guanine-N7)-methyltransferase yields MNNEETVNELTEESCEKQVVIPEFYRDLKQDEKDRGIWHYVFRTNGDRKPIKTPDNLPHKLDFNWTDMFPDCNGHVEVEIGSGKGNFMTDYAERHPDIFIMGSEWDYTWAAFAHERMKKRGVLGNAAMLRGDVFYFLRDAVKDNTVDAFHMYFPDPWPKERHHKNRLLRPDFLAEVARVLKPGKRIFYWGTDHKEYNEIALETFDAFPTCKVVVRNTAEPTEGIETGFERKYKKEGRPIYRSIIEFFK; encoded by the coding sequence ATGAACAACGAAGAAACAGTAAACGAGCTTACCGAAGAATCCTGCGAAAAACAGGTCGTCATTCCTGAATTCTATAGAGACCTGAAGCAGGACGAAAAAGACAGAGGAATCTGGCACTATGTGTTCCGCACCAACGGTGACCGCAAGCCCATCAAGACACCCGACAACCTGCCGCACAAGCTGGACTTCAACTGGACCGACATGTTCCCCGACTGCAATGGCCATGTAGAAGTGGAAATCGGCAGCGGCAAGGGCAACTTCATGACGGACTACGCCGAGCGGCACCCGGACATCTTCATCATGGGCAGCGAATGGGACTACACCTGGGCCGCATTCGCGCACGAGCGCATGAAAAAGCGCGGCGTACTGGGCAACGCGGCAATGTTGCGCGGCGACGTGTTCTACTTCTTGCGCGATGCCGTCAAGGACAATACCGTGGATGCGTTCCACATGTATTTCCCGGACCCGTGGCCCAAGGAAAGACACCACAAGAACAGGCTCCTGCGCCCCGACTTCTTGGCCGAAGTCGCACGCGTGCTCAAGCCCGGCAAACGCATTTTCTACTGGGGCACCGACCACAAGGAATACAACGAGATCGCGCTCGAAACCTTCGACGCCTTCCCCACCTGCAAAGTCGTCGTCCGCAACACGGCCGAACCCACCGAAGGGATCGAGACCGGATTCGAACGCAAGTACAAGAAGGAAGGCCGTCCCATCTACCGGAGCATTATCGAATTTTTCAAATAA
- a CDS encoding TIGR02147 family protein — protein sequence MKPITEYQDYRKYLLDYFDWRKRTSAFSWREFSKQAGFASPSYIKLVCDGKSSLSRVGVPLVAAAMNLCDYECDYFKYMVDFTNAKDDDKKKEAFRKMEEIAKEQHARVLNADAFDYYESAVNSIVRELAPLMPGALPGDIAKKIKHNFTAQEVRDALKLLVKLNILTTQGKDAYKQTDKIITGSSESLMLALRSMNRQMIDLAREAIDKVKPAERNISGVTVGVDAKALKRISDEVDRCRKKAIAIAGECDNADQVYRLNLQLFPLTEKI from the coding sequence ATGAAGCCGATAACCGAATATCAAGATTACCGAAAATACTTATTGGACTACTTTGACTGGCGCAAAAGAACATCCGCATTCTCGTGGCGCGAATTTTCCAAACAGGCCGGGTTTGCATCGCCGTCGTACATCAAGCTCGTCTGCGACGGCAAGAGTTCCCTCAGCCGTGTGGGCGTGCCTCTGGTTGCGGCAGCCATGAACCTTTGCGACTACGAATGCGACTATTTCAAGTACATGGTCGACTTCACGAACGCGAAAGATGACGACAAGAAAAAAGAAGCCTTCCGCAAAATGGAAGAAATCGCGAAGGAGCAGCATGCTCGCGTTCTCAATGCAGATGCGTTCGACTATTACGAATCGGCAGTGAACTCCATCGTCCGTGAATTGGCTCCGCTGATGCCGGGAGCGCTTCCGGGCGACATCGCCAAAAAAATCAAGCATAACTTTACGGCTCAGGAAGTCCGCGACGCATTGAAACTCTTGGTCAAGCTCAACATCCTCACGACCCAGGGCAAGGATGCCTACAAGCAGACCGACAAGATCATCACCGGTTCCAGCGAATCGCTCATGCTGGCGCTGCGTTCCATGAACCGCCAGATGATCGACCTCGCCCGCGAGGCCATCGATAAAGTCAAACCGGCAGAGCGCAACATCTCGGGCGTGACCGTGGGCGTCGATGCCAAGGCGTTGAAGCGCATATCGGACGAAGTAGACCGTTGCCGCAAAAAAGCCATCGCCATTGCTGGCGAATGCGACAACGCCGACCAAGTCTACCGCCTAAACTTGCAACTTTTCCCGCTGACAGAAAAAATATAA
- the gatA gene encoding Asp-tRNA(Asn)/Glu-tRNA(Gln) amidotransferase subunit GatA yields the protein MQTIQELKAQLESGSTTAEKLAQASLEKIESTKNLNAYISVLNERALAKAKESDLRRAEGKALGPLDGIPVAVKDNMCLEGTRTTAASKILENFVAPYTATAVEKLEAAGAIIVGKTNMDEFAMGSSNETSYFGPVKNPLDESRVPGGSSGGSAVAVASGTVPCALGSDTGGSIRQPAACTGVVGLKPTYGRVSRYGLLAYASSLDQIGPFGSTVADCATLLNAICGIDPHDNTTSTREPEDFAAKLDAGVKGKVIGVPKEYFAEGLDPECKAAIDNMLKKLEAEGATLKEVSLPHIGYAVSSYYIIATAEASSNLSRYDGVRYGYRSKDARKLFDLYAKSRSEGFGKEVQRRILLGSYVLSAGFYDAYYVQAQKVRRLITDDFNKAFESCDVIASPTMPGLPLKCGMNESDPMAVYLSDIYTVSLNLSGLPGVSVPCGMAGGLPVGLQWIGKPFQETDLLSIASATERLNK from the coding sequence ATGCAAACCATCCAAGAATTGAAGGCCCAGCTCGAAAGCGGCAGCACGACTGCCGAAAAGCTCGCACAGGCCTCGCTCGAAAAGATTGAATCCACCAAGAATCTCAACGCTTATATTTCTGTCTTGAACGAACGCGCCCTGGCCAAGGCCAAGGAAAGCGACCTCCGCCGAGCCGAAGGCAAGGCCCTCGGCCCCCTCGACGGTATTCCCGTCGCCGTGAAGGACAACATGTGTCTCGAAGGCACGCGCACCACGGCCGCCTCCAAGATTCTTGAAAACTTTGTCGCCCCCTACACCGCAACCGCCGTCGAAAAACTCGAAGCGGCAGGTGCCATCATCGTGGGCAAGACGAACATGGACGAATTCGCCATGGGTTCGAGCAACGAGACCTCTTACTTTGGCCCGGTCAAGAACCCGCTCGACGAATCCCGCGTCCCCGGCGGCTCCTCGGGCGGATCCGCCGTCGCCGTTGCATCCGGCACGGTACCCTGCGCTCTTGGTTCCGACACTGGTGGATCTATCCGCCAGCCGGCCGCATGCACCGGCGTCGTGGGCCTCAAGCCCACTTACGGCCGCGTCTCCCGCTACGGCCTGCTCGCCTACGCAAGTTCTCTGGACCAGATCGGCCCCTTCGGTTCTACCGTCGCCGACTGCGCCACGCTCCTTAACGCCATCTGCGGTATCGACCCGCACGACAACACCACCAGCACCCGCGAACCCGAAGACTTCGCCGCGAAGCTCGATGCGGGCGTGAAGGGCAAAGTCATTGGCGTCCCGAAGGAATACTTTGCCGAAGGGCTCGACCCGGAATGCAAGGCCGCCATCGACAACATGCTGAAGAAGCTCGAAGCCGAAGGCGCCACGCTCAAGGAAGTGAGCCTCCCCCACATCGGTTACGCTGTTTCCAGCTACTACATCATCGCGACCGCCGAGGCCAGTTCGAACCTCAGCCGCTACGACGGCGTGCGCTACGGCTACCGCAGCAAGGACGCCCGCAAGCTGTTCGACCTGTACGCGAAGTCCAGGAGCGAAGGTTTCGGTAAGGAAGTCCAGCGTCGCATCCTCCTTGGCAGTTACGTGCTCAGCGCCGGCTTCTACGACGCCTACTACGTGCAAGCCCAAAAGGTGCGCCGCCTCATCACCGACGACTTCAACAAGGCTTTCGAAAGCTGCGACGTGATCGCAAGCCCGACGATGCCGGGCCTGCCCCTCAAGTGTGGCATGAACGAGTCCGACCCGATGGCCGTGTACCTCTCCGACATCTACACCGTGAGCCTGAACCTTTCCGGCCTCCCGGGCGTAAGCGTGCCCTGCGGCATGGCAGGCGGGCTCCCTGTGGGCCTGCAGTGGATTGGCAAACCATTCCAGGAAACGGACCTGCTCTCCATCGCCTCCGCCACCGAACGCCTGAACAAGTAA
- a CDS encoding CDP-alcohol phosphatidyltransferase family protein, which yields MTNKASGVRLRTRIWSILRAIVFICVIVFIWMGMAKTATAFVGIALVMGWVNLFQLRSQEIEKPYYRLWLNFIDGLLQFSVMTSIFVRELILQENTEKLLGVGCTFLLARLIANNLFNLGVLREGKSLPRKRRWSKFANIAVTITMGVYLLNLEDYKQICMVASILLMIASTVAYAYWYYRDPAHRKPLSIASQLTMSRIVLTPFFLWVFFYDNDLDYSNNSLVFKSLALIMVLGFMLTDFLDGKLARAMGEVSTLGKYLDPFSDKISNMTIFMCFIATGYAPVWMVALIYFRESSVETLRTLAASEGLVMPARRSGKWKTALQGVGIIAILVGALDPMAHVIPNYQEFWSIFPTAVMASITAITIISGVDYFVASKHILKKFV from the coding sequence GTGACGAATAAGGCATCTGGCGTAAGGCTCCGCACCCGGATATGGAGCATCCTCAGAGCAATCGTTTTCATATGCGTGATTGTGTTCATCTGGATGGGCATGGCCAAGACGGCCACGGCCTTCGTCGGCATAGCACTTGTCATGGGCTGGGTAAACCTGTTCCAGCTCCGTTCCCAGGAAATCGAGAAACCCTACTATAGGCTTTGGCTCAACTTTATCGACGGGCTCCTGCAGTTCAGCGTCATGACAAGCATTTTTGTCCGCGAACTGATTCTCCAGGAAAATACAGAAAAGCTCCTCGGAGTCGGCTGTACATTCCTGCTCGCCCGCCTCATTGCAAACAACCTTTTCAACCTGGGCGTACTGCGCGAAGGCAAGTCGCTCCCCCGCAAGCGCCGTTGGAGCAAGTTCGCAAATATCGCCGTCACCATAACGATGGGCGTCTACCTGCTCAACCTCGAAGATTACAAGCAGATATGCATGGTGGCCTCCATCTTGCTGATGATTGCCTCCACCGTCGCTTATGCCTACTGGTACTATCGCGATCCCGCGCACCGCAAACCGCTCTCCATCGCAAGCCAGCTCACCATGAGCCGCATCGTGCTTACGCCGTTCTTCCTCTGGGTATTCTTCTACGACAACGACCTGGACTACAGCAACAACAGTCTCGTATTCAAGAGCCTCGCCCTCATCATGGTTCTCGGGTTCATGCTGACCGACTTCCTTGACGGCAAACTCGCACGCGCCATGGGCGAAGTGAGCACACTGGGCAAGTACCTCGATCCGTTCAGCGACAAGATTTCGAACATGACCATCTTCATGTGCTTCATCGCGACGGGATATGCGCCCGTGTGGATGGTCGCCCTCATCTACTTCCGTGAATCCAGCGTGGAAACGCTCAGGACGCTCGCGGCAAGCGAAGGACTCGTAATGCCCGCACGCCGGAGCGGCAAATGGAAAACGGCTTTGCAGGGAGTCGGCATCATCGCCATTCTTGTCGGAGCACTCGATCCGATGGCACATGTCATCCCCAACTATCAGGAATTCTGGAGCATTTTCCCGACTGCCGTGATGGCATCGATTACCGCGATTACAATCATCAGCGGTGTGGACTATTTTGTCGCAAGCAAGCACATCCTGAAAAAATTCGTGTAA
- a CDS encoding fibrobacter succinogenes major paralogous domain-containing protein — translation MKNYRLIPAFSVAVLATLFCACSDVKEMPRPLLSSSSELIIETSSSEEIESSSSEVVVPTSVEVPPSSSSMAPRPPKPVPSSSSVAPDLCAEALNAGLCDKRDGRIYRTVRLGGQLWMAENLKFNAPGSWCYEDKQENCSAYGRLYKWTTAVGLDDSFLNKSAKDSLTAERRGICPEGWHVPTSAEMKSLYSSLRKRLKDLKDSVVEGVGTSLKKKDGWEESDEAPPGTDRFGFGAVPGGYRNSNGVFNYLGQDCNFWVATEASEAGRAPYWNLYFANEDFLGVYNNLKSTGYSLRCVKNAE, via the coding sequence TTGAAGAATTATCGCTTAATTCCCGCATTTTCTGTTGCCGTTTTGGCGACTTTGTTTTGTGCATGTTCCGATGTCAAGGAAATGCCGAGGCCTCTGTTATCTTCTTCGTCAGAACTGATTATTGAAACCTCCTCTTCGGAGGAGATTGAGTCGTCGTCTTCCGAAGTCGTTGTGCCGACTAGTGTTGAGGTTCCGCCAAGTTCGTCTTCGATGGCACCGCGTCCTCCTAAGCCGGTGCCGTCGTCCTCGTCTGTGGCACCGGACTTGTGCGCCGAGGCTTTGAATGCGGGCTTGTGCGACAAACGCGATGGCCGTATTTACCGCACTGTCCGTTTGGGTGGGCAGCTCTGGATGGCGGAAAACCTGAAGTTCAATGCACCCGGAAGCTGGTGCTACGAGGATAAGCAGGAGAATTGTTCTGCTTATGGCAGGCTTTACAAGTGGACTACGGCTGTAGGGCTTGACGATTCCTTCTTGAACAAGTCCGCAAAGGATTCTCTCACGGCGGAACGTCGTGGAATTTGTCCTGAAGGCTGGCATGTGCCGACAAGCGCTGAGATGAAGTCTCTCTACTCCAGTTTGCGCAAGAGGTTGAAAGATCTCAAGGATTCCGTTGTAGAGGGCGTCGGGACCAGCCTGAAGAAAAAGGATGGCTGGGAAGAGAGTGACGAGGCCCCGCCGGGAACAGACCGGTTCGGGTTCGGCGCTGTGCCGGGCGGTTACCGCAATTCTAACGGAGTGTTCAACTATCTAGGCCAGGATTGCAACTTCTGGGTCGCCACTGAGGCTTCCGAGGCGGGCCGTGCGCCTTACTGGAATCTCTACTTTGCGAACGAGGATTTCTTGGGCGTGTACAACAACCTGAAATCCACGGGATATTCGCTGCGTTGCGTCAAGAACGCTGAATAA